In one window of Juglans regia cultivar Chandler chromosome 3, Walnut 2.0, whole genome shotgun sequence DNA:
- the LOC108994938 gene encoding mitochondrial succinate-fumarate transporter 1, translated as MNKQEQPQGSPMKTIPPYVKALSGSLGGVMEASCLQPIDVIKTRLQLDRSGTYKGIIHCGTTIVRTEGVRALWKGLTPFAMHLTLKYALRMGSNAVLQSAFKDSETGKLSNRGRLLSGFGAGVLEALVIVTPFEVVKIRLQQQRGLSPELLKYKGPLHCARMIIREEGFLGLWAGAAPTVMRNGTNQSAMFTAKNAFDVLLWKKHEGDGKVLLPWQSMISGFLAGTAGPVCTGPFDVVKTRLMAQSKVGGGVKYKGMIHAIRTIYAEEGLRALWKGLLPRLMRIPPGQAIMWTVADQVIGFYEGRYIRRAHL; from the exons ATGAATAAGCAAGAGCAACCGCAGGGATCCCCCATGAAAACGATCCCACCTTACGTGAAAGCCTTATCCGGCTCGCTCGGTGGAGTCATGGAGGCTTCTTGTCTGCAGCCCATTGACGTCATCAAAACCAGGCTACAGCTCGACCGCTCTGGGACCTACAAGGGGATTATCCACTGCGGTACCACGATTGTGCGCACCGAAGGTGTGCGGGCTCTCTGGAAGGGCTTGACCCCGTTCGCCATGCACCTGACGCTCAAGTATGCGCTTCGGATGGGCTCCAATGCTGTGCTCCAGTCCGCGTTTAAGGACTCCGAGACGGGAAAGCTCAGCAACCGTGGGCGGCTACTCTCCGGGTTTGGTGCTGGGGTTCTTGAGGCTCTTGTTATTGTTACGCCATTTGAG GTGGTCAAAATTAGATTGCAGCAACAGAGAGGTTTGAGTCCCGAGCTTCTGAAGTATAAGGGTCCTTTGCATTGTGCTCGCATGATCATCCGAGAAGAAGGGTTCCTTGGGCTCTGGGCAGGTGCTGCTCCGACTGTCATGCGAAATGGAACTAATCAGTCTGCCATGTTTACGGCCAAAAATGCATTTGATGTACTCTTGTGGAAAAAACATGAAGGTGATGGGAAAGTCCTCCTACCATGGCAGTCTATGATATCGGGATTTCTTGCGGGTACTGCAGGTCCTGTCTGCACTGGACCATTTGATGTTGTGAAAACAAGGCTGATGGCCCAGAGCAAGGTTGGGGGTGGGGTGAAGTACAAAGGTATGATCCATGCCATCAGAACCATATATGCAGAGGAAGGGCTTCGTGCGTTGTGGAAAGGACTTTTGCCCCGGCTCATGAGGATTCCTCCTGGCCAGGCTATAATGTGGACTGTGGCTGACCAAGTGATTGGTTTTTATGAGGGTAGATATATCCGCAGAGCACATTTGTAG